Proteins encoded together in one bacterium window:
- a CDS encoding SGNH/GDSL hydrolase family protein, whose product MNPVVNFLASGMLFFVGGGLILAAGVCFAVSQKWRWCKRAAGWFLLPGLAFQLACSTPLSIAFYYVPLLALVIAVPILWSREKCDPRWRWGSLGALVLLVLLGSGLEVRWHITPALSHPDGTRVTVIGDSISAGISDRERPWPIVFEELTGIPTRNLAKAGASLETAMLQAEELTPEDTFVLLEIGGNDFMGETSSSDFEKELRVLLKAVKSEDRAVVMLELPLPPFHNRYGSAQRRVARELGVPLIPKRRFMSVLGAKDATSDGLHLSPTGHRLMAQMVADALGVG is encoded by the coding sequence ATGAATCCGGTCGTGAACTTTCTTGCCAGCGGGATGCTGTTCTTTGTCGGCGGAGGATTGATCCTGGCGGCGGGTGTGTGCTTTGCCGTTTCGCAGAAGTGGCGCTGGTGCAAGCGGGCAGCCGGCTGGTTCTTGCTGCCGGGGCTGGCATTTCAACTGGCGTGTTCGACTCCTCTTTCAATCGCGTTCTACTACGTCCCTCTGCTGGCGTTGGTAATCGCCGTTCCGATTCTCTGGTCGCGAGAGAAGTGCGATCCGCGTTGGAGGTGGGGGAGTCTTGGGGCTCTGGTCCTTCTGGTCCTTCTGGGTTCGGGTCTGGAAGTTCGGTGGCACATCACGCCTGCCCTTTCTCATCCGGATGGTACGCGCGTGACGGTGATCGGCGATTCGATCAGCGCGGGGATCAGCGATCGAGAACGCCCCTGGCCGATTGTCTTTGAGGAGCTGACGGGCATTCCGACGCGGAATTTGGCAAAGGCCGGCGCCAGCCTGGAAACGGCGATGCTTCAGGCGGAGGAGCTGACGCCGGAGGACACGTTCGTTCTGCTGGAGATCGGCGGGAATGACTTCATGGGCGAAACGAGTTCCAGCGACTTTGAGAAGGAGCTGAGGGTGCTGTTGAAGGCGGTGAAGAGCGAGGATCGTGCGGTGGTGATGCTCGAACTGCCGCTTCCGCCTTTTCACAATCGCTATGGCAGCGCGCAACGGCGGGTGGCTCGCGAGCTTGGTGTTCCACTGATTCCCAAACGGCGTTTTATGTCGGTTCTGGGAGCCAAGGACGCGACGAGCGACGGGCTTCACCTTTCCCCCACGGGGCATCGTCTGATGGCGCAGATGGTGGCCGATGCGCTGGGGGTTGGATGA
- a CDS encoding Crp/Fnr family transcriptional regulator, which translates to MPDRVWYIKNLDLFEGLQDMSAMSVAGNAGEVLLDPKQIITFQGDQPRVVYVVISGRLQVSHLLPDGREVILTYLGPGDIWGAVDEDEVDAPASPMDSHQAMAQTPTQLLRFDAAYFRHMLSRRPRVAFKIIRQLGIRKRRVELRLINLCFKTNLQKLASLLLELAESHGVEIDGGIRIGLGLTHQEMGAMVGMTREQVTKLFTQLRESGAIETVKGRIILRDLDRLREIGGPRQGG; encoded by the coding sequence GTGCCGGATCGTGTATGGTACATAAAGAATCTCGATCTGTTCGAGGGGCTGCAGGATATGTCCGCGATGTCGGTTGCGGGCAATGCGGGGGAGGTGTTGCTCGATCCGAAGCAGATCATCACGTTCCAGGGCGACCAGCCGCGGGTGGTCTACGTGGTGATCAGCGGACGGCTGCAGGTGTCGCATCTGCTGCCGGATGGGCGGGAGGTGATCCTGACGTACCTGGGGCCGGGGGATATCTGGGGGGCGGTGGACGAGGATGAAGTCGATGCGCCGGCGAGCCCGATGGATTCGCACCAGGCAATGGCCCAGACTCCGACGCAGTTGCTGCGGTTCGACGCGGCGTACTTTCGCCATATGCTGAGCCGGCGGCCGCGGGTGGCGTTCAAGATTATCCGTCAGTTGGGAATCCGGAAGCGGCGGGTGGAACTGCGGTTGATCAACCTGTGTTTCAAGACGAACCTCCAGAAACTGGCGTCGCTGCTGCTGGAACTGGCCGAGAGCCACGGGGTGGAAATCGATGGTGGAATTCGCATCGGTTTGGGGCTGACGCACCAGGAGATGGGTGCTATGGTGGGCATGACGCGTGAACAGGTTACCAAACTGTTCACCCAACTTCGAGAGTCGGGTGCAATAGAGACGGTCAAGGGGCGGATTATTCTGCGCGATCTGGATCGATTGCGCGAGATCGGCGGTCCGCGCCAGGGCGGGTAG
- a CDS encoding sigma-70 family RNA polymerase sigma factor, with translation MATLSNNAKKGMMDMDPAREADLVQRAQDGDQTALEELLSAHQDRVYRTALRFLGGREEESFELAQEVLVSAFRHIKKFRGTSRFSTWLYRITANLAKNRFVVENREKARYTSLDAPHAGDEDERPRQWEDAGARDPRDAAADNELMETLHERIEELDVEWREVVVLRFFEQLSYEEIGETLDLPIGTVKSRINRARKMLRESMKDVLKERRA, from the coding sequence GTGGCCACATTGTCGAACAACGCGAAGAAGGGCATGATGGACATGGATCCAGCCCGCGAAGCGGATCTTGTTCAGCGCGCCCAGGACGGGGACCAGACGGCCCTCGAGGAGCTTCTCTCCGCCCATCAGGATCGTGTGTACCGCACGGCGCTGCGATTCCTGGGGGGACGCGAGGAAGAGTCCTTCGAACTCGCACAGGAGGTGTTGGTCAGTGCTTTTCGCCATATCAAGAAATTCCGTGGCACCAGCCGATTCAGCACCTGGCTGTACCGTATCACGGCGAACCTGGCCAAGAATCGCTTTGTGGTCGAGAATCGCGAAAAGGCGCGCTACACGAGTCTGGATGCTCCGCACGCAGGAGACGAGGACGAGCGGCCGCGGCAGTGGGAAGATGCCGGAGCCCGCGATCCTCGCGACGCTGCGGCGGACAATGAGCTCATGGAGACGTTGCACGAGCGAATCGAGGAATTGGACGTTGAATGGCGCGAGGTTGTTGTGCTGCGCTTCTTCGAGCAATTGTCCTACGAGGAGATCGGCGAGACGCTGGATCTGCCCATCGGGACGGTGAAGTCGCGGATCAACCGCGCACGCAAGATGCTTCGCGAATCGATGAAAGACGTACTGAAGGAACGACGAGCATGA